A window of Polaromonas hydrogenivorans contains these coding sequences:
- a CDS encoding indolepyruvate ferredoxin oxidoreductase family protein, translated as MNAPLPEHIRKALETVTLDDKYSIDHGRAFMSGVQALVRLPMLQRTRDAIAGLNTAGFISGYRGSPLGGYDQALWAARKHLEAQNIVFKPGVNEELGATAVWGTQQLDLYPQTNKFDGVFGIWYGKGPGVDRCSDVFKHANMAGTAKHGGVIAIAGDDHVSKSSTAPHQSDHIFKACGLPVFFPSSVQEILDMGLHAFAMSRFSGVWSGMKTIQEVVESSSSVSVDPDRVKIIMPEDFQMPPGGLHIRWPDAPLEQEARLMDYKWYAALAYVRANKLNYNVIASANDRFGIIASGKAFNDTRQALNDLGLDEDTCHQLGIRLHKVNVVWPLEATITRDFAQGLQEILVVEEKRQVIEYQIKEELYNWRADVRPNVLGKFDEPEGDQSGGEWSRPNPSENWLLRAKADLTPAIIAKAIAKRLTKLGVPSDIVARMQARLAVIDARERALVETKLETGERAPWFCSGCPHNTSTRVPEGSRAVAGIGCHYMATWMDRSTSTFTQMGGEGVPWVGQSAFTTEPHIFANLGDGTYFHSGLLAIRQSIASGVNITYKILYNDAVAMTGGQQVGERPEGHSVAQIAHSLRAEGVARLVVVTDEPEKYHGRTHTLDSSAARAGHAELINDLPPGIEVFHRDELDRIQREFRELKGTTIIIYDQTCATEKRRRRKRGTLADPAKRVVINELVCEGCGDCSVQSNCLSVEPLETEFGRKRQINQNTCNKDYSCLKGFCPSFVTVEGGQLKKPKKEKKGDLASLPAIPEPRLPVAESAWGIVVGGVGGTGVITIGQLLGMAAHLEGKGVVTQDAGGLAQKGGATWSHIQIANRPEAIYTTKVDTAKADLVIGCDPIVTANAYTLATMQPGRTFVAMNSHGAPTAAFVTNPDWQFPGGNCESAVRSAVGAEGMASFDAEQVAVQLIGDSIYTNPLMLGFAWQKGRVPLSHAALMRAIELNAVQVDNNKAAFEWGRRCAHDLLAVQSLFKAAQVIQFVKKPSLTEMLNKRVAFLTAYQNAAYAQTYQAFVERVRVAEAPLGKTTLTEAVARYLFKLMAYKDEYEVARLHTDTGFLNKVNAMFEGDFKLNYHLAPPLIATKNDKGELQKQQFGPWMLTGFRLLAKLKGLRGTPFDVFGRTDERREERALIAEYRASVEEVLAGLTLENHAAAVEIARIPELIKGYGHVKARHLATARPQWAALMQAFRQPVALQKKQAA; from the coding sequence ATGAACGCCCCCTTGCCCGAGCACATCCGCAAAGCGCTGGAAACCGTCACGCTGGACGACAAATACTCCATCGACCATGGCCGCGCCTTCATGAGCGGCGTGCAGGCGCTGGTCCGGCTGCCGATGCTCCAGCGCACGCGCGACGCCATCGCCGGCCTGAACACCGCCGGCTTCATCAGCGGCTACCGGGGCTCGCCGCTGGGCGGCTACGACCAGGCGCTGTGGGCGGCCAGGAAGCACCTGGAGGCGCAAAACATCGTCTTCAAGCCCGGCGTGAACGAGGAACTCGGCGCCACCGCCGTCTGGGGAACGCAGCAGCTCGACCTGTACCCGCAGACCAACAAGTTCGACGGCGTGTTCGGCATCTGGTACGGCAAGGGTCCGGGCGTGGACCGCTGCTCGGACGTGTTCAAGCATGCCAACATGGCGGGCACGGCCAAACACGGCGGCGTGATCGCCATCGCCGGCGACGACCATGTGAGCAAAAGCTCGACCGCGCCGCACCAGAGCGACCACATCTTCAAGGCCTGCGGCTTGCCGGTGTTCTTTCCGTCGAGCGTGCAGGAAATCCTCGACATGGGGCTGCATGCTTTTGCGATGAGCCGCTTTTCGGGTGTCTGGTCGGGCATGAAGACGATCCAGGAAGTGGTCGAGTCGTCGAGTTCGGTGTCGGTCGATCCGGACCGGGTGAAAATCATCATGCCGGAGGATTTCCAGATGCCGCCGGGCGGCCTGCACATCCGCTGGCCCGATGCGCCGCTGGAGCAGGAAGCGCGGCTGATGGACTACAAGTGGTATGCCGCGCTGGCTTACGTGCGCGCCAACAAGCTCAACTACAACGTGATTGCTTCGGCGAACGACCGCTTCGGCATCATCGCCAGCGGCAAGGCCTTCAACGACACGCGCCAGGCCTTGAATGACCTGGGCCTGGACGAGGACACCTGCCACCAACTCGGCATCCGGCTGCACAAGGTCAATGTGGTCTGGCCGCTCGAAGCCACCATCACCCGCGATTTCGCGCAGGGCCTGCAGGAAATCCTGGTGGTCGAGGAAAAGCGCCAGGTCATCGAATACCAGATCAAGGAAGAACTCTACAACTGGCGCGCCGACGTGCGGCCCAATGTGCTCGGCAAGTTCGACGAGCCCGAGGGCGACCAGTCGGGCGGGGAATGGAGCCGTCCCAACCCGAGCGAGAACTGGCTGTTGCGGGCGAAAGCCGACCTGACGCCGGCCATCATCGCCAAGGCGATTGCCAAGCGCCTGACCAAGCTGGGCGTGCCGTCCGACATCGTGGCGCGCATGCAGGCCCGGTTGGCGGTGATCGACGCTAGAGAACGCGCGCTGGTCGAAACCAAGCTAGAGACCGGCGAGCGCGCGCCGTGGTTTTGCAGCGGCTGCCCGCACAACACCAGCACCCGCGTGCCCGAGGGTTCGCGCGCGGTGGCCGGCATCGGCTGCCATTACATGGCGACCTGGATGGACCGCTCGACCTCGACCTTCACCCAGATGGGCGGCGAGGGCGTGCCGTGGGTCGGGCAGTCGGCGTTCACCACCGAGCCGCACATCTTCGCCAACCTGGGCGACGGCACTTACTTTCACAGCGGCCTGCTGGCGATCCGCCAGAGCATTGCCAGCGGCGTCAACATCACCTACAAGATTCTCTACAACGACGCGGTCGCGATGACCGGCGGCCAGCAGGTCGGCGAGCGGCCCGAGGGCCATTCGGTCGCGCAGATTGCCCATAGCCTGCGCGCCGAGGGCGTGGCCCGGCTGGTCGTGGTCACCGACGAGCCCGAAAAATACCATGGCCGCACGCATACGCTGGACAGCAGCGCTGCGCGCGCCGGCCACGCCGAGTTGATCAACGACCTACCGCCGGGCATTGAGGTCTTCCACCGCGATGAACTGGACCGCATCCAGCGCGAATTCCGTGAACTCAAGGGAACGACGATCATCATCTACGACCAGACCTGCGCGACTGAAAAGCGCCGCCGCCGCAAGCGCGGCACCTTGGCGGACCCGGCCAAGCGCGTGGTCATCAACGAGCTGGTCTGCGAAGGCTGCGGCGACTGCTCGGTGCAGTCCAACTGCCTGTCGGTCGAGCCGCTGGAAACCGAGTTCGGCCGCAAGCGCCAGATCAACCAGAACACCTGCAACAAGGATTACTCCTGCCTCAAGGGCTTTTGCCCGAGCTTCGTGACGGTCGAAGGCGGCCAGCTCAAGAAGCCGAAGAAAGAGAAAAAAGGCGACCTGGCCAGCCTGCCGGCGATTCCCGAACCTAGGCTGCCGGTGGCCGAAAGCGCCTGGGGCATCGTCGTCGGCGGCGTCGGCGGCACCGGCGTCATCACCATCGGCCAGCTGCTGGGAATGGCCGCCCACCTTGAAGGCAAGGGCGTGGTCACGCAGGACGCGGGCGGGCTGGCGCAAAAGGGCGGCGCGACCTGGAGCCATATCCAGATTGCCAACCGGCCGGAAGCCATCTACACCACCAAGGTCGATACCGCGAAAGCCGACCTGGTGATCGGCTGCGACCCCATCGTGACCGCCAATGCGTACACGCTGGCAACCATGCAGCCGGGCCGCACCTTCGTGGCGATGAACTCGCACGGCGCGCCGACGGCGGCCTTCGTGACCAATCCCGACTGGCAGTTTCCGGGCGGCAACTGCGAAAGCGCGGTGCGTTCGGCTGTCGGCGCGGAGGGCATGGCCAGCTTCGATGCCGAGCAGGTCGCGGTGCAGCTGATTGGCGACTCGATCTACACCAACCCGCTGATGCTGGGCTTTGCCTGGCAAAAAGGCCGGGTGCCGCTGTCACATGCCGCGCTGATGCGGGCGATTGAACTCAACGCCGTGCAGGTTGACAACAACAAGGCGGCGTTTGAATGGGGCCGTCGCTGCGCGCATGACCTGCTGGCGGTTCAGTCGCTGTTCAAGGCCGCGCAGGTGATCCAGTTTGTCAAGAAGCCGTCGCTGACCGAGATGCTGAACAAGCGCGTGGCCTTCCTGACGGCCTACCAGAATGCGGCCTATGCGCAGACTTACCAGGCTTTCGTGGAAAGGGTTCGCGTTGCGGAAGCGCCGCTGGGCAAAACCACGCTGACCGAGGCGGTCGCCCGCTACCTCTTCAAACTGATGGCCTACAAGGACGAGTACGAAGTGGCCAGGCTGCATACCGACACCGGTTTCCTGAACAAGGTCAACGCCATGTTCGAGGGCGACTTCAAGCTCAACTACCACCTGGCGCCGCCGCTGATCGCGACCAAAAACGACAAGGGAGAGTTGCAAAAGCAGCAGTTCGGTCCCTGGATGCTGACCGGCTTCAGGCTGCTGGCCAAGCTCAAGGGCTTGCGCGGCACGCCCTTCGATGTGTTTGGCCGCACCGACGAGCGCCGGGAAGAGCGTGCGCTGATTGCCGAGTACCGGGCGAGCGTCGAAGAAGTGCTGGCTGGCCTCACGCTTGAAAATCATGCCGCAGCCGTGGAAATTGCCCGGATTCCCGAGTTGATCAAAGGCTATGGCCACGTCAAGGCGCGCCATCTGGCCACTGCCCGGCCGCAATGGGCGGCACTGATGCAGGCCTTCCGCCAGCCCGTCGCCCTCCAGAAGAAACAGGCCGCCTGA
- a CDS encoding Lrp/AsnC family transcriptional regulator, translated as METLDKFDIAILNELQREARLTNTELASRVGLSAAPCWRRVRALEEAGFITGYRAEINRHKIGLGVLAFVRLDAARNTGDVLQTLEEAIRKIPEVVSCHYISGTGTFELQVVSRDLNTFSQFARDVLINLPNVKDLHTSFSLGEVKAGGALPLGHLLPSLAGNLSK; from the coding sequence ATGGAAACATTGGACAAGTTTGACATCGCCATCCTGAACGAGTTGCAACGCGAGGCGCGGCTCACCAACACCGAACTGGCGTCGCGCGTGGGTTTGTCGGCCGCGCCGTGCTGGCGGCGCGTGCGGGCGCTGGAGGAAGCCGGCTTCATCACCGGCTACCGGGCCGAGATCAACCGGCACAAGATCGGCCTGGGCGTGCTGGCCTTCGTGCGGCTTGACGCAGCCCGCAACACCGGCGACGTGCTGCAAACGCTGGAGGAAGCCATCCGCAAGATTCCCGAGGTCGTCAGCTGCCACTACATCAGCGGCACCGGAACCTTCGAGCTGCAGGTGGTCAGCCGCGACCTAAACACCTTCAGCCAGTTCGCCCGCGACGTGCTGATCAACCTGCCCAACGTCAAGGACTTGCACACCAGCTTTTCGCTCGGCGAGGTCAAGGCAGGCGGCGCGCTGCCGCTCGGGCACTTGCTGCCGTCTTTAGCCGGAAATTTAAGCAAATAA
- a CDS encoding PhoX family protein, translating to MKPVATLSRRRALQFFAGAPMLPLSSTFAGSFLLAGCGGGDDAVAAPVVPSATLSGVSFSSMPAPTLANAAAMATTTVGSVMSVSFSDSSKADFKLAYQPFFVTGDMVSDGKGGQVLAGGYFDIYNNKIIDKTVAGKERQYFSDAPDGTSLLSVPGAKVDGVKGNTVFAVVQFEYTSWAQDTKTDMYGKLPSPIAVLTLDQDPKTGKLTLVKYHNVDTSKVHGLWITCGASLSPWGTHLSSEEYEPDAFAIASSAQFKAYSQNLYGDETKANPYHYGHMPEVTVNADGTASIKKHFCMGRISHELVQVMPDNRTVLMGDDATNSGYFVFVADKEKDLSAGSLYVAKVGTGFSIDPQATAAAALSWIKLGSASSAEIEALANTLKPSDIMTVVSKDPGDATFTKTVANGKTEWIKLNSGMEKAAAFLETHRYAAYKGASMGFTKMEGTTVNIKDKIAYSALQNIQDSMIVGGKGYTAGNGISLAAPLKAGAVMALNLKGGQKDDKGAAINSEWMPVDTRALLAGEDIAADALGNTANPDKIANPDNLKFSEKMRTLFIGEDSGQHVNNFLWAYNIDTKVLSRIMSIPSGGESTGLHAVDELNGWTYIMSNFQHAGDWGGIHGNVKATLDPLIKANYKDKFGAAVGYLTGEPTQMKLAKA from the coding sequence ATGAAGCCTGTTGCCACCTTGTCCCGCCGCCGCGCCCTGCAATTTTTCGCGGGCGCGCCCATGCTGCCGCTGTCGTCAACTTTTGCCGGAAGTTTTCTTCTTGCCGGTTGCGGCGGTGGCGATGATGCGGTGGCCGCGCCCGTTGTACCGTCGGCGACCCTGAGCGGCGTCAGCTTTTCTTCCATGCCCGCGCCCACGCTGGCCAATGCCGCCGCCATGGCCACGACCACGGTCGGCTCGGTCATGAGCGTCAGCTTCAGCGACAGCAGCAAGGCCGATTTCAAGCTGGCCTACCAGCCCTTCTTCGTCACCGGCGACATGGTTTCCGATGGCAAGGGCGGCCAGGTGCTGGCCGGCGGCTATTTCGACATCTACAACAACAAGATCATCGACAAGACCGTGGCCGGCAAGGAACGCCAGTATTTCTCGGATGCGCCGGACGGCACGTCGCTGCTGAGCGTGCCCGGCGCCAAGGTCGATGGCGTCAAGGGCAACACGGTGTTTGCCGTGGTGCAGTTTGAATACACCAGCTGGGCGCAAGACACCAAGACCGATATGTACGGCAAGCTGCCATCGCCCATCGCCGTGCTCACGCTCGACCAGGATCCCAAGACCGGCAAGCTGACGCTGGTGAAATACCACAACGTGGACACCTCGAAGGTGCATGGCCTGTGGATCACCTGCGGCGCCAGCCTGTCGCCATGGGGCACGCACCTGTCCAGCGAAGAGTACGAGCCCGACGCCTTTGCCATTGCCAGCAGTGCCCAGTTCAAGGCCTACAGCCAGAACCTCTATGGCGATGAAACCAAGGCCAACCCGTACCACTACGGCCACATGCCCGAAGTCACGGTGAATGCCGACGGCACCGCTTCCATCAAGAAGCATTTCTGCATGGGCCGCATCTCGCACGAACTGGTGCAAGTCATGCCGGACAACCGCACCGTGCTCATGGGCGACGACGCCACCAACAGCGGCTACTTCGTGTTCGTGGCCGACAAGGAAAAAGACCTGTCGGCCGGTTCGCTGTACGTCGCCAAGGTCGGTACGGGCTTTTCCATCGACCCGCAAGCCACGGCGGCTGCCGCGCTGAGCTGGATCAAGCTCGGCTCGGCCAGCAGCGCCGAAATCGAAGCGCTGGCCAACACGCTCAAGCCGTCCGACATCATGACCGTGGTCAGCAAGGATCCGGGCGATGCCACGTTCACCAAGACGGTTGCCAACGGCAAGACCGAGTGGATCAAGCTCAATTCCGGCATGGAAAAAGCCGCCGCCTTCCTTGAAACCCACCGCTATGCCGCCTACAAGGGCGCCAGCATGGGTTTCACCAAAATGGAAGGCACGACGGTCAACATCAAGGACAAGATCGCCTACTCCGCGCTGCAAAATATCCAGGACTCCATGATTGTTGGCGGCAAAGGCTACACCGCAGGCAACGGCATTTCACTGGCAGCTCCTCTGAAGGCCGGCGCCGTCATGGCGCTCAACCTCAAGGGCGGCCAGAAGGACGACAAGGGCGCGGCCATCAACAGCGAATGGATGCCGGTGGACACCAGGGCCCTGCTGGCCGGCGAAGACATCGCCGCCGACGCGCTGGGCAACACCGCCAACCCCGACAAGATCGCCAACCCCGACAACCTGAAGTTCTCGGAAAAAATGCGCACGCTGTTCATCGGCGAAGACAGCGGCCAGCACGTCAACAACTTCCTGTGGGCCTACAACATCGACACCAAGGTGCTGTCGCGCATCATGTCGATTCCGTCCGGCGGCGAATCGACCGGCCTGCACGCCGTGGACGAGCTGAACGGCTGGACCTACATCATGAGCAACTTCCAGCACGCCGGCGACTGGGGCGGCATCCATGGCAACGTCAAGGCCACGCTCGACCCGCTGATCAAGGCCAACTACAAGGACAAGTTCGGCGCCGCCGTGGGCTACCTGACCGGCGAGCCGACGCAGATGAAGCTGGCGAAGGCCTGA
- the mltA gene encoding murein transglycosylase A encodes MNTSNSSAPSASSKSKAMICSWKAVEGLTRWLPSLRKASIIAIAAGLAACTSVPLPPASSYPDGVQAPAVVLRPGEAGPLPPPRLQGKSRWVAVHWAELPGFEEDSLFEAWNAWIKSCERPGPVFAPLCSEVRRLSIASPREQRDWMVARLQPYRVESLQGVSEGLLTSYYEPVLKASRQPGAGYDVPLYRPPTGLGNRRPWFSRQEIDTLPEARAALRGREIAWVDDPVEVMSLHIQGSGRLNITEPDGSRRVVRVAYAGSNEQPFRSVTQWLLDQGEGRMVAPWVESTKAWAAKKPQRVQQMLWSNPRYTFFQEQPLSDFDAAFGPKGAQGVALTPGRSIAVDPGSIPYGTPVWLASSGNAASLQKLVLAQDTGSAIVGAVRADYFAGTGVDAGLLASRVNQPLRLWALWPK; translated from the coding sequence ATGAACACCAGCAACAGCAGCGCACCCAGCGCTTCGAGTAAAAGTAAGGCCATGATCTGTTCCTGGAAAGCGGTTGAAGGCTTGACGCGCTGGCTGCCGTCGTTGCGCAAGGCGTCAATTATCGCCATCGCCGCAGGGCTGGCGGCCTGCACCAGCGTGCCCCTGCCGCCTGCGTCTTCTTATCCGGACGGCGTGCAAGCCCCGGCCGTGGTGCTGCGCCCTGGCGAGGCGGGTCCGCTGCCGCCGCCCCGGCTGCAGGGGAAAAGCCGCTGGGTCGCGGTGCACTGGGCCGAATTGCCGGGGTTCGAGGAAGACTCGCTGTTTGAAGCCTGGAACGCCTGGATCAAGAGCTGCGAGCGGCCCGGCCCGGTGTTTGCCCCGCTGTGCAGCGAGGTGCGGCGACTGAGCATTGCCTCGCCCAGGGAGCAGCGCGACTGGATGGTCGCCCGGTTGCAGCCCTACCGCGTCGAGTCCCTGCAAGGGGTGTCCGAAGGCCTGCTCACCAGCTATTACGAGCCGGTGCTCAAGGCCAGCCGCCAGCCGGGCGCCGGCTATGACGTGCCCCTGTACCGGCCGCCCACGGGCCTGGGCAACCGCCGGCCGTGGTTTTCCCGCCAGGAAATAGACACCCTGCCCGAGGCGCGCGCCGCATTGCGCGGCCGCGAAATTGCCTGGGTGGACGACCCGGTCGAAGTGATGTCGCTGCATATCCAGGGATCGGGCCGGCTGAACATCACCGAGCCCGACGGCTCCCGGCGCGTGGTCCGCGTGGCCTATGCCGGCTCCAACGAGCAGCCTTTTCGCAGCGTCACCCAGTGGCTGCTGGACCAGGGCGAAGGCCGCATGGTCGCGCCCTGGGTCGAGTCGACCAAGGCATGGGCCGCGAAAAAGCCGCAGCGCGTGCAGCAAATGCTCTGGAGCAACCCGCGCTACACCTTTTTTCAGGAGCAGCCCTTGAGCGACTTTGACGCGGCGTTCGGCCCCAAGGGCGCGCAGGGCGTGGCCCTGACGCCCGGCCGCTCCATCGCCGTCGATCCGGGCAGCATTCCCTACGGCACGCCGGTCTGGCTGGCATCGAGCGGCAATGCGGCCAGCCTGCAAAAGCTGGTGCTGGCGCAGGACACGGGCAGCGCCATCGTGGGTGCCGTCCGGGCCGACTATTTTGCCGGCACGGGCGTTGACGCCGGCCTGCTGGCCTCGCGCGTCAACCAGCCGCTGCGGCTGTGGGCGCTGTGGCCCAAATAA
- a CDS encoding response regulator transcription factor has product MEPIHNATVYIVDDDKGVRDALAWLLRSRRLPSEAFASAEAFDARVAHGFEVRSPSCVLLDVRMGALSGLAMFEKLITYGLLPTLPVIFLTGHADVPTAVDSVKRGAFDFFEKPFSDNALVDRIEQALVQSAAALVQRSQATGLRAQLDSLTERERAVMLLVVEGLPNKLVADQLDISVRTVEVHRARVFEKMGVKSAVELANLLRNL; this is encoded by the coding sequence ATGGAGCCAATCCACAATGCCACCGTTTATATCGTCGATGACGACAAGGGCGTGCGTGACGCGCTGGCCTGGCTGCTGCGCTCCCGGCGCCTGCCCAGCGAAGCGTTCGCCAGTGCCGAGGCCTTCGATGCGCGGGTGGCCCATGGCTTTGAGGTCCGCTCGCCTTCGTGCGTGCTGCTCGACGTGCGCATGGGCGCCCTGAGCGGGCTGGCCATGTTTGAAAAACTGATTACCTACGGCCTGCTGCCCACCCTGCCGGTGATTTTCCTGACCGGCCATGCCGATGTGCCGACCGCCGTCGATTCGGTCAAGCGCGGCGCCTTTGATTTTTTTGAAAAACCTTTTTCGGACAACGCCCTGGTGGACCGGATCGAGCAGGCGCTGGTCCAGTCGGCCGCCGCGCTGGTCCAGCGCAGCCAGGCCACCGGCCTGCGCGCGCAGCTCGACAGCCTGACCGAGCGCGAGCGCGCGGTGATGCTGCTGGTGGTCGAAGGACTGCCCAACAAGCTGGTCGCCGACCAGCTCGACATCAGCGTGCGGACCGTCGAAGTCCACCGGGCCCGGGTTTTTGAGAAAATGGGCGTCAAGTCGGCCGTCGAGCTGGCCAATCTGCTGCGCAATCTGTAG
- a CDS encoding two-component system sensor histidine kinase NtrB — protein sequence MSLKFPRLARWASQRISLWLVLLALLVALLGLLIWLAGRYEASVLQSRLEDNAAQAVTDIRSGLNRNLQAFQALHVRERGLDAWQAPAGQLLHEHREILRLEWRNETLGMLGFVETPFRKPVFEKLDRPSLQADVSLTCTSARRLSGPAYSLSYFLPQSDGLGMEVIDMCQPLMESGRLTGYIVATYSLQNLLAELVSKPLSQGVGLSLTEADGTRLAMYGVSARGSRAFVARQLLDLPGSTMVVRMESRRGTPALFPNVLTALVTAMSLVLLVVLFLLGRDMRRRLQVEHDLGEALAFRKAMENSLLTGLRARDLQGRITYVNPAFCKMVGVDAQELLNQSMPSPYWPPELANAYQRRQEMRLAGNQLPREGHESVFMRKDGTRFPVLIMEAPLINAVGKHTGWMSTILDVSEQRRTEELSRASQDRLQASARLAMVGEMASLLSHELNQPLAAISSYATGSLNLLQDEAKGDRAPDAVALFDDLQLAMSRIAEQAERAGRVIKSVHDFVRRSERVREAVPPRALLDAIMPLVSLQARKLGVQVATVVDDTCPPVLCDRTMVEQVLLNLARNGMQAMRGCNDAQTAAPASLQPDKVLTLRIRPAASNAQSQWVEFAVIDQGEGISGEVARQLFTPFFTTRKEGMGLGLSLCRTVIEQHGGFLGYESVRPQGTIFSFTLPVAVMPGAGEDAHHPLEES from the coding sequence ATGAGCCTGAAGTTTCCCCGGCTGGCCCGTTGGGCCAGCCAGCGCATTTCCCTGTGGCTTGTGCTGCTGGCGTTGCTGGTGGCCCTGCTGGGGCTGCTGATCTGGCTGGCCGGGCGCTACGAAGCGAGCGTGCTGCAAAGCCGGCTTGAAGACAATGCGGCGCAAGCCGTGACCGATATCCGCTCCGGCCTGAACCGCAACCTTCAGGCTTTTCAGGCGCTGCATGTCCGCGAGCGCGGCCTTGACGCCTGGCAGGCGCCGGCAGGCCAGCTGCTGCATGAGCACCGCGAAATCCTGCGGCTTGAGTGGCGCAACGAAACGCTCGGCATGCTTGGCTTTGTCGAGACACCGTTTCGCAAGCCGGTGTTCGAAAAGCTGGACCGCCCCAGCCTGCAGGCCGATGTGAGCCTGACCTGCACCTCTGCGCGCCGCCTGAGCGGCCCGGCTTATTCGCTCAGCTATTTTCTGCCGCAATCCGACGGGCTGGGCATGGAAGTGATCGACATGTGCCAGCCCCTCATGGAGTCGGGCCGCCTGACGGGCTATATCGTGGCCACCTATTCGCTGCAAAACCTGCTGGCCGAACTGGTCAGCAAGCCTTTGTCGCAAGGCGTCGGGCTGTCCCTGACCGAGGCCGACGGCACGCGCCTGGCGATGTACGGGGTGTCGGCACGCGGAAGCCGGGCGTTCGTGGCCCGGCAACTGCTCGACTTGCCGGGCAGCACGATGGTGGTCAGGATGGAAAGCCGGCGCGGCACCCCGGCCCTGTTTCCCAACGTCCTGACGGCGCTGGTGACCGCGATGTCGCTGGTGCTGCTGGTCGTGCTGTTCCTGCTGGGCCGCGACATGCGGCGGCGCCTGCAGGTCGAGCACGACCTGGGCGAGGCGCTGGCCTTTCGCAAGGCGATGGAAAACTCGCTGCTGACCGGCCTGCGCGCTCGCGACCTGCAGGGCCGCATCACCTACGTCAACCCGGCTTTTTGCAAGATGGTGGGGGTCGATGCCCAGGAACTGCTCAACCAGAGCATGCCTTCGCCGTACTGGCCGCCGGAACTGGCGAACGCCTACCAGCGGCGCCAGGAAATGCGCCTGGCCGGCAATCAGCTGCCCCGGGAGGGCCATGAATCGGTCTTCATGCGCAAGGACGGCACGCGCTTTCCGGTGCTCATCATGGAGGCGCCGCTGATCAACGCCGTGGGCAAGCACACCGGCTGGATGAGCACCATCCTGGACGTCAGCGAGCAGCGCCGCACCGAAGAACTCTCGCGCGCCAGCCAGGACCGCCTGCAGGCCAGCGCCCGGCTGGCCATGGTCGGCGAGATGGCTTCGCTGCTCAGCCACGAGCTGAACCAGCCGCTGGCGGCGATTTCAAGCTACGCCACCGGCTCGCTCAATCTGTTGCAGGACGAAGCCAAGGGGGATCGCGCGCCGGATGCGGTTGCGCTGTTCGATGACCTGCAGCTGGCCATGAGCCGCATTGCAGAGCAGGCCGAGCGGGCCGGCAGGGTCATCAAGAGCGTGCATGACTTCGTGCGCAGGAGCGAAAGGGTGCGCGAAGCGGTCCCGCCGCGCGCGCTGCTCGACGCCATCATGCCGCTGGTGAGCCTGCAGGCGCGCAAACTCGGCGTGCAGGTGGCTACCGTGGTCGATGACACCTGCCCGCCCGTGCTGTGCGACCGCACCATGGTCGAGCAGGTACTGCTCAACCTGGCGCGCAACGGCATGCAGGCCATGCGGGGCTGCAACGATGCGCAAACCGCAGCGCCAGCCTCGTTGCAGCCCGACAAGGTGCTGACATTGCGCATTCGCCCGGCCGCCTCCAATGCGCAAAGCCAGTGGGTTGAATTTGCGGTGATCGACCAGGGCGAAGGCATTTCCGGCGAAGTGGCCAGGCAGCTGTTCACCCCCTTCTTCACCACCCGCAAAGAGGGCATGGGACTGGGCCTGAGCCTGTGCCGCACCGTGATCGAGCAGCACGGCGGTTTCCTCGGCTATGAAAGCGTCCGGCCGCAAGGTACCATTTTCAGTTTTACCCTGCCGGTGGCCGTCATGCCCGGGGCCGGGGAAGACGCGCATCACCCGCTTGAAGAAAGTTGA
- a CDS encoding carbon-nitrogen hydrolase family protein, producing the protein MKIAAIQMVSGTGVQGNLDAARALLAQAAAQGAELAVLPEYFCVMGMKDTDKLKVQEKSGSGLIQDFLSRSARELRLWIVGGTLPTATGDAGRARNSSLAYAPSGVCVARYDKMHLFRFTQGGEDHDETRVLDAGTQPVRFELASRDGHIYTVGLSVCYDLRFPELYRALKADLLLVPSAFTYITGQAHWELLLRARAIENLAYVAAAAQGGLHENGRRTWGHSMVVGPWGEILAEQAEGPGVVMGEVLHARLQEVRQRLPALSHRVL; encoded by the coding sequence ATGAAAATAGCCGCCATCCAGATGGTTTCAGGTACTGGCGTTCAGGGCAACCTGGACGCTGCGCGGGCGCTGCTGGCGCAGGCCGCGGCGCAGGGCGCCGAGCTGGCCGTGCTGCCCGAGTATTTTTGCGTCATGGGCATGAAGGACACCGACAAGCTCAAGGTCCAGGAAAAATCCGGCAGCGGCCTGATCCAGGACTTCCTGAGCCGCTCGGCGCGCGAGTTGCGGCTGTGGATCGTCGGCGGCACATTGCCCACCGCGACCGGCGATGCGGGCCGGGCGCGCAACAGTTCCCTGGCCTATGCGCCCTCGGGGGTCTGCGTGGCCCGCTACGACAAGATGCACCTGTTCCGATTCACGCAGGGCGGTGAAGACCACGACGAAACCCGTGTGCTCGACGCCGGGACGCAGCCGGTGCGCTTCGAGCTGGCGTCGCGTGACGGCCACATCTACACGGTCGGCCTGAGCGTCTGTTACGACCTGCGCTTTCCGGAGCTGTACCGCGCCCTGAAGGCCGACCTGCTGCTGGTTCCCAGCGCCTTCACCTACATCACCGGCCAGGCGCACTGGGAGTTGCTGCTGCGCGCCCGGGCGATTGAAAACCTGGCCTATGTGGCCGCCGCCGCGCAGGGCGGACTGCACGAGAACGGCCGCCGCACCTGGGGCCACAGCATGGTGGTCGGGCCATGGGGCGAAATTCTGGCGGAGCAGGCCGAAGGGCCAGGCGTCGTCATGGGTGAGGTGCTGCATGCCCGGCTGCAGGAAGTTCGCCAGCGCCTGCCCGCCTTGAGCCACCGGGTGCTATGA